From the genome of Leptotrichia sp. HSP-342:
AAATATTTTTAAATTCAATTCAATTTACATCTTTCTAATCAAAAATACAATTTTCCATTTTTAGTATACCACATCAATATTAAATTTCAAAAAAATAAGGAACCATTAAATATAGCTCCTTATCTCTATTTACTCATAATCTGCATCTATCCTAACTTTTCGCAAAATCATCCCTTCCTTAGCTTTTAAATCCAATTTAATTTTTCCAGCCGGACTTGTTCTGAATATTCTGCCTTCTGTTACCAAGTCAATAAATCTTTCATCTTGATAATTTGTCTCAAATTCCACGTTTTCCCAACTGTTAAATGAATTATTTATTACAATAATAATTGAATGATCCTCAATTACTCTTTCGTATGCAATTATATCTCTTTCATTGTCAGCAAACACTTCTCTAAACTTACCATAAACAAGTGTTTTATTTTCAAGACGAATTTTTATTAACTTTTTATACCATTCAAATAAATCACGGTCGACTTTTTGTTGATAAACTTCATTTTGATTAATGTGAGACGGATTTTTTTCATCATCATATAAAAATTCATTCCATAACATCGGCTTTCGACAATATGGATCTGTTGCTCCCCACATTCCTACTTCATCACCATAAAACAGCATTGGTGCTCCAATATAAGTCATTTGGAATATTGAAATTAATTTTAGTATATCTTTTGGTTTGATTGGACTATTTCGCCAATCTATTGTTGTATTTGGATGATAATTTGAAGCTAAATCTGGACGAATCCCGTTATATCCTTTTTCCAGCTGTTTTCCTTCCTCCAGATTTCTTCCAAGCACATCATTTACAATTCTTGAATAAAGCCTGTCAGTATCATGCGAACCGTTTAAGTTCTGACTCGCCTGTAACGCCTGATACGGATACCAAGTTCTTTTTTCTCGAAGTTCGTTGAAAAAGTCTTATGCCTTTAATTTATACCTTACACCACCTTCACGGCTTTGATTTATAAAGAAACCAATGACTGTTTTTAACCATTCATAGTTCA
Proteins encoded in this window:
- a CDS encoding alpha-glucosidase C-terminal domain-containing protein, with amino-acid sequence MLGRNLEEGKQLEKGYNGIRPDLASNYHPNTTIDWRNSPIKPKDILKLISIFQMTYIGAPMLFYGDEVGMWGATDPYCRKPMLWNEFLYDDEKNPSHINQNEVYQQKVDRDLFEWYKKLIKIRLENKTLVYGKFREVFADNERDIIAYERVIEDHSIIIVINNSFNSWENVEFETNYQDERFIDLVTEGRIFRTSPAGKIKLDLKAKEGMILRKVRIDADYE